The sequence TCGCCGAGCACCCCTTCGGCGGCTCCTGGGGCTACCAGGTCACCGGTTTCTACGCGCCGACGGCCCGGCTGGGCACCCCGGACGACTTCAAGTACCTGGTGGACCGGCTGCACCAGGCCGGTATCGGGGTGCTGATGGACTGGGTGCCGGCCCATTTCCCGCGCGACGCGTGGGCGTTGGCCGAGTTCGACGGGCGCCCGCTGTACGAGCACCCCGATCCGCTGCGGGCCGCGCATCCCGACTGGGGCACGCTGGAGTTCGACCTGGGGCGGCGCGAGGTGCGCAACTTCCTCGTGGCGAACGCCGTGTACTGGTGCGAGGAGTTCCATGTGGACGGGCTGCGGGTGGACGCGGTGGCCTCCATGCTCTACCTGGACTACTCGCGCGAGCCCGGGGCCTGGCGGCCGAACGAGCGGGGCGGCCGGGAGAACCTGGACGCGGTGGCCTTCCTCCAGGAGATGAACGCCACGGTCTACCGGCGCTGCCCGGGTGTGGTGACCGTCGCCGAGGAGTCCACGGCCTGGGACGGGGTGACCCGGCCGACCCATGTGCAGGGTCCGAGCGGGTTCGGCGGGCTGGGCTTCGGCCTGAAGTGGAACATGGGCTGGATGCACGACTCGCTCCAGTACATGGCGCACGACCCCGTGCACCGCGCCTACCACCACGGCGAGCTGACCTTCTCCATGGTGTACGCGTACAGCGAGAACTACGTGCTGCCGATATCCCACGACGAGGTGGTGCACGGCAAGGGGTCCCTGGTCTCCAAGATGCCGGGCGACTGGTGGCGGCGGCGCGCCGACCTGCGCGCCTACCTGGCCTTCATGTGGGCCCATCCCGGCAAGCAGCTCCTCTTCATGGGGCAGGAGTTCGCCCAGGGCGCCGAGTGGTCCGAGGCCGCGGGACCCGACTGGTGGCTGCTGGACCCGGCGTACCCCGCCGCCGCCGACCACCGGGGCGTGCGCGACCTGGTCCGCGATCTGAACGCCCGGTACCGGGCCACCCCGGCGCTGTGGCAGCGCGACACCGACCCCTCGGGCTTCGAGTGGATCGCCGGCGACTCGGCGTCCGACAACGTCCTCGCCTTCCTGCGCCACGACGCCTCCGGCTCGCCGCTGCTCGCCGTCTGCCACTTCTCCCCGGTCGTCCGCCCGGACTACCTCGTCGGCGTCCCCGACTCCGTCCCGGCCTGGACGGAGGTCCTGAACACGGACGCCCTCGGCTACGGCGGCAGCGGGGTGGCCAACCCGGGCCCCCTGAAGCCGGAACCCCAGCACGCCCACGGGCAGCCGACCGCGATCCGCCTGACCCTGCCTCCGCTGGCCACCGTGTGGCTGCGACCGGCCTGAGGCGCACCCCGCACAGGGGCGGGCCCCGGAGACGGAGGGGTTCTCCGGGGCCCGCCGGTCACTCGGCCGGCCGGTCTACCCGTCCCGCTGGGCCAGCGCCCGCGGCAGGTCGCCGGTGTGCAGGACGCCCAGCCGCTGGGTGGCGCGGGTCAGGGCGACGTAGAGGTCGCTGGTGCCGTACTCGGCCGGTTCGACCACCAGGACCGAGTCGAACTCCAGGCCCTTGGACTGGCGCGGGTCGAGGAGCACGACCGCCCGGGTGAGGTCGGGTTCGGCGCCGGCGGTGACGCCGTCCAGGCGGGCGGCGATCGCCCGGTGCAGCCGGCGCGGCGCGATGATCGCCAACCTGCCCTCCACCGGCGCGAGTTCGGCCGCCGCCTTGGCCACCGCGCCGGGCAGGTCGTCGTCCTCCCGCCGTACCCAGGGCCGTACCCCGGTGGAGCGCACCGAGCTGGGCGGCCGGAAGTCCGGCTGCTCGGCGCGGACCACGGCCGCGGCGAGGTCCATGATCTCGGACGGGGTGCGGTAGTTGACGCCGAGGCGGGTGTGCTCGTACCGGTCCTCGACGTAGGGCGCGAGGATCTCCGACCAGGAGCCGGCCCCGGCCGCCTCCGCGGTCTGCGCGGGATCGCCGACCAGGGTCATCGAGCGGGTAGGACAGCGCCGCATCAGCAGCCGCCAGGCCATCGGCGACAACTCCTGCGCCTCGTCCACGATGATGTGCCCGAACGCCCAGGTCCGGTCGGCCGCCGCCCGCTCCGCCGCGCTGCGGTGGTCCGCCTCCTCCTGCCGCTCGGCGAACCGCTCCGCGTCGATGATGTCGTGCGCGGACAGCACCTCCGAGCCGTCCGGGTCGCCGTCCTCCTTGTCCTCGAACTCGTACGTCCGCGACGCGTACGACACGTCCAGCACGCCCTGCGCGTACGCGATCTGCGTCGCGCGCTCGCGATCGGCGCGGAAGCGGACCAACCGGTCGTCCTCGCCGAGGAGTTCGGCGGCCTCGTCCAGCAGCGGCACGTCGGCGACGGTCCAGGCGCGGGTCACCGGGCGGCGGATCGCGGCGGCGTCCGCGTCGCTCAGATACCCCTCGGGCTCGGCGAGGAAGTCGGCGATCAGGCGCTGCGGGGTGATCCGGGGCCACAACCGGTCGATGGCGGACCAGACCTCGGGGTTCTCGGCCAGTTCGTCGCGGATCTGGGTGATGTCGGAGGCGTCGAGCAGGCTGCTGCCGTCGTAGGGGTCGGTGCCGACCCGCTCGGCGTACAGCTCGGTGAGGGTGTTGAGGATGTGGCCCTCGAAGTACTCGCGGGACGCGTTGTGCGGCAGCTTCGCGGCGCGGGTGCGTTCGCGGGCGACGCCCACCAGTCCGTCGTCCAGCATCAGCACCTCGCGGTCGTGCTCGATCGCGAGGACCGGGTCGGGCAGCGCCTGCCGGTCGCGGACCACCTCGGCGAGCACGTCCGCCATGTCCGCGCGCCCCTTGACGGCGGCCGCCTCGGGGGTGTCGGCGGCGGTGGCTCTCACCCCGGGGAACAGCTCGCCGACCGTGGCGAGCAGGACGCCGGTCTCGCCGAGGGAGGGCAGCACCTCGCCGATGTAGCCGAGGAAGGCCGGGTTGGGCCCGACGATCAGCACGGCGCGGCGGGCCAGCAGCTCCCGGTGCTCGTACAGGAGGTACGCGGCCCGGTGCAGGGCCACGGCGGTCTTGCCGGTACCGGGCCCGCCCTCCACGACCAGCACGCCCCGGTGCGGCGCCCGGATGATCCGGTCCTGGTCGGCCTGGATGGTGCGCACGATGTCGCCCATCCGGCCGGTGCGCGCCGAGTTCAGCGCGGCGAGCAGCACGGCGTCGCCGTTGTGGTCCTCGTGCCCGGTGCGGGTGGCGTCGCCGAGGTCCAGGATCTCGTCGTGGAGATGGGTGACGGTACGGCCCTCGGTGGCGATGTGCCGGCGCCGCCGCAGCCCCATCGGGGTGTGCCCGGTGGCCAGGTAGAAGGGCCGGGCGACCTCGGCACGCCAGTCGATCAGCACCGGCGTGTGCTCGGCGTCGTCCGCGCGCAGTCCGATCCGGCCGATGTGGTGCGTCGTACCGCTCGCGAGATCGATCCGGCCGAAGCAGAGCGAGCCGTCGACGGCGTTCAGCGCGGCGAGCAGCCCCGACCGCTCCGCCACCAGGATGTCCCGCTCCAGCCGGGCCTGCATGGGCTTGTCGCCCTGCGCGAGCGCGTCCCCGACCGAGGTCTCGGCGTCACCGCGCAGCACGTCGACGCGCGCGTACAGTCCGTCGATGAATTCCTGCTCGCGACGCAATTCATCGTCTGGAAATTCGGTGTTTGACAATTCCGCTCCCGCCCGGATATACTGTGCCCACAAAGCTTTTCCGTGACTGGTCGCACTTGAAGTCACGAACCGCCAAATATACGCGCAGAAATCCCCCGGACGCAATTACCCGGGGGATTACTTGTATGCGGACGCGGCCCTCCCGGCCCACCTCCGGGCTCCGTCGCCCACCAGGTCGAAAACCGGCCGTCTCCGACCACGGACCTTCCCTCCATCGCCATGGAAGACACACAGGAGACGCACAAGTTCCTCATGGTGAGGCCACACATCGCCCGTCGATCCGGGTGCCGGAACACCGCAAAAGGTTCAGGCCAACGCTGCGCGACCCGCACATAACGCTCTGTACTGCGCGTTCCGTGTATGCGTAAGGTATCGCCGCGCCTTGCCGGATCTTGACCAATCCGTTGTTGCGCGCACATCGCTCGATGACCGGGGGAACACCTGCGTGCGCGGGGAGCGCTCTGCTCGTGCCAGAGCCTTCTGCTGCCGTCGTACGGCGGATCTCCCGGTCCGGCCGTCCGACCGTGAAGAAGGGGGACGCTCCTTTGCGCTCCAGATCCTGGTTACGCCTGCCCGGGTCACGAAGATCAGGGAAGCTGACCGCGGGTGTGTCATCCGTGGCCGCGCTGGCTGTCGTGGCCGGTCTCGCGGTGCAGCCGGGTCTGGCCCGGCTGAGCGCCGAACCGGCCGCCGACTCCTATCCCTGGTACCAGGACTCGGCTGCCGAGCAATTGCGGCAGGACCAGTGCCTGATGACCGACGTGCTGCGCCTCGGCGGGCCGTCGATGGCCGCGACCGCGCAGGACGGCCTCAACCAGAGCCCGGACAAGCTGCATGCTCTCGCCGGCCGGAAGAACTGGGAGCAGACGCCGCTGGCCGTCGCGTACAAGAGCGACCGGGACGCGGCTGGCAAGCAGTTGGAATCCCTCGACGCGCTCCGGGCCGGCTGGAAGAAGCCTCTCGACGGCCTGGCCACCCCGGCCGGGTTCACCGATGCGGATTTCCACTGGCCGCCGGACGGTGACCAGAGTTTCTACAACCAGACCGGTCTGAGCAAGTGGGTCGCGGACCGGTTCTGGCAGGAGGACGACGACTTCTACCGGGACGAGACCCCTGAGGCCGATGGCAAGACCCTCAAGGCCGTCGA is a genomic window of Streptomyces sp. WP-1 containing:
- the glgB gene encoding 1,4-alpha-glucan branching enzyme; this encodes MTSKNHQPDPAVGAEDRARLLAGTHHDPHSVLGAHPVPGGVAYRALRPHARSVTVRCGPLRTELRDDGDGFFSGLLPLDAVPESSRLRVAYGDTVHETADAYRFLPTLGELDLHLIGEGRHEELWRALGAHVLTHQGVPGTRFTVWAPNARGVRVAGGFNFWDGAGSPMRSLGSSGVWELFVPGVGEGELYKFEITRPDGSHTQRADPLARRTEAPPATSSVVDVSHHVWEDAQWMAHRGDTPVHEAPFSVYEVHLPSWRPGSTYRELADQLTSYVTEMGFTHVELMPVAEHPFGGSWGYQVTGFYAPTARLGTPDDFKYLVDRLHQAGIGVLMDWVPAHFPRDAWALAEFDGRPLYEHPDPLRAAHPDWGTLEFDLGRREVRNFLVANAVYWCEEFHVDGLRVDAVASMLYLDYSREPGAWRPNERGGRENLDAVAFLQEMNATVYRRCPGVVTVAEESTAWDGVTRPTHVQGPSGFGGLGFGLKWNMGWMHDSLQYMAHDPVHRAYHHGELTFSMVYAYSENYVLPISHDEVVHGKGSLVSKMPGDWWRRRADLRAYLAFMWAHPGKQLLFMGQEFAQGAEWSEAAGPDWWLLDPAYPAAADHRGVRDLVRDLNARYRATPALWQRDTDPSGFEWIAGDSASDNVLAFLRHDASGSPLLAVCHFSPVVRPDYLVGVPDSVPAWTEVLNTDALGYGGSGVANPGPLKPEPQHAHGQPTAIRLTLPPLATVWLRPA
- a CDS encoding AAA family ATPase, which codes for MRREQEFIDGLYARVDVLRGDAETSVGDALAQGDKPMQARLERDILVAERSGLLAALNAVDGSLCFGRIDLASGTTHHIGRIGLRADDAEHTPVLIDWRAEVARPFYLATGHTPMGLRRRRHIATEGRTVTHLHDEILDLGDATRTGHEDHNGDAVLLAALNSARTGRMGDIVRTIQADQDRIIRAPHRGVLVVEGGPGTGKTAVALHRAAYLLYEHRELLARRAVLIVGPNPAFLGYIGEVLPSLGETGVLLATVGELFPGVRATAADTPEAAAVKGRADMADVLAEVVRDRQALPDPVLAIEHDREVLMLDDGLVGVARERTRAAKLPHNASREYFEGHILNTLTELYAERVGTDPYDGSSLLDASDITQIRDELAENPEVWSAIDRLWPRITPQRLIADFLAEPEGYLSDADAAAIRRPVTRAWTVADVPLLDEAAELLGEDDRLVRFRADRERATQIAYAQGVLDVSYASRTYEFEDKEDGDPDGSEVLSAHDIIDAERFAERQEEADHRSAAERAAADRTWAFGHIIVDEAQELSPMAWRLLMRRCPTRSMTLVGDPAQTAEAAGAGSWSEILAPYVEDRYEHTRLGVNYRTPSEIMDLAAAVVRAEQPDFRPPSSVRSTGVRPWVRREDDDLPGAVAKAAAELAPVEGRLAIIAPRRLHRAIAARLDGVTAGAEPDLTRAVVLLDPRQSKGLEFDSVLVVEPAEYGTSDLYVALTRATQRLGVLHTGDLPRALAQRDG